A genome region from Flavobacterium sp. includes the following:
- the dapA gene encoding 4-hydroxy-tetrahydrodipicolinate synthase, with protein MQSLIGTGVALVTPFKKDFSVDIEALQRIVNFSIDGGVEYLVVMGTTAENATLTNEEKELVINTVIDVNKGRLPLVLGVGGNNTMQVVEELKTRDFSPFEAILSVSPYYNKPTQEGIYQHFKAIAEASPVPVILYNVPARTSSNMLPSTVIRLANDFENIVAIKEAAGDMAQALKLIKNAPKDFLIISGDDMIALPIVLAGGAGVISVIGQGYPKEFSEMIRLGLNKKAAEAFKTQYFLSDCIDMIFEQGNPAGIKQVFQAMNIAENTVRLPLVSVDESLAARLNEFVKNSIK; from the coding sequence ATGCAATCATTAATAGGAACTGGTGTTGCACTTGTAACTCCATTTAAAAAAGACTTTTCAGTAGATATCGAAGCGTTGCAGCGTATCGTAAACTTTTCTATCGACGGAGGAGTGGAATATCTTGTTGTTATGGGAACTACTGCAGAAAATGCAACCCTGACAAACGAAGAAAAAGAGCTGGTTATTAACACCGTAATTGATGTTAATAAAGGAAGATTGCCTTTAGTTCTCGGAGTTGGAGGAAACAATACGATGCAGGTTGTAGAAGAATTAAAAACAAGAGATTTTTCTCCATTTGAAGCCATACTTTCAGTTTCACCATATTATAATAAACCTACGCAAGAAGGAATTTATCAGCATTTTAAAGCTATTGCAGAGGCATCTCCTGTACCTGTAATTTTGTATAATGTTCCGGCAAGAACATCAAGTAATATGCTTCCTTCAACAGTTATCCGTTTAGCAAATGATTTTGAAAACATTGTAGCTATAAAAGAGGCAGCTGGTGATATGGCACAAGCTCTTAAATTAATCAAAAACGCACCAAAAGATTTTCTTATCATTTCAGGCGATGATATGATTGCTTTACCAATCGTTTTAGCTGGCGGAGCAGGGGTAATTTCAGTAATTGGACAAGGTTACCCAAAAGAATTTTCAGAAATGATTCGTTTAGGGCTTAATAAAAAAGCAGCCGAAGCATTTAAAACACAATACTTTTTATCAGATTGTATCGATATGATATTCGAGCAGGGAAATCCTGCAGGAATTAAGCAAGTATTTCAGGCTATGAATATTGCAGAAAATACAGTCCGACTTCCGTTAGTTTCAGTTGATGAGTCATTAGCAGCAAGATTAAATGAGTTTGTAAAAAACAGCATTAAATAA
- a CDS encoding DUF4835 family protein: MNKIVTLLAFFIFGFSQAQQLNCTVTINTERLPTPNQQIFKTLQTALSEFVNKTDWTGSALKQNERINCSMYITLSSYSSDQFTGTIQVQSSRLIYNSTYSSPVLNFNDKDFNFRYTEYEPLLFNPSVFESNLVSVVSFYSYVILGMDADTFQSGAGNQYLETAQNIASVAQQGGFKGWSQADGLQNRYYLINDMLSPMYTDLRQTTFLYHTGLDTMSNDLKTAKEKVKSSLMLIAKVNSVRPNAFLTRVFFDAKSDEIVSIFSGGPSIPVTDLTDVLNKVSPLNSTKWSQIKF; the protein is encoded by the coding sequence ATGAACAAAATAGTTACACTTTTAGCATTCTTTATTTTTGGCTTTTCGCAGGCACAGCAGTTAAATTGTACAGTAACTATTAATACTGAAAGGCTTCCTACGCCTAATCAACAGATTTTTAAAACGCTTCAAACAGCTTTATCTGAGTTTGTAAACAAAACAGACTGGACAGGATCTGCCTTAAAGCAAAATGAAAGAATTAACTGTTCAATGTATATTACGCTGTCATCATATAGTTCTGATCAGTTTACAGGAACAATTCAGGTTCAGTCATCAAGATTGATTTACAATTCGACTTATTCTTCGCCGGTTCTAAATTTTAATGATAAAGATTTCAATTTCAGATACACAGAATATGAACCGCTTTTGTTTAATCCATCAGTATTTGAATCAAATTTGGTGTCTGTAGTATCATTTTACAGTTATGTAATTTTAGGAATGGATGCTGATACCTTTCAAAGTGGAGCAGGAAATCAATATCTTGAAACAGCTCAAAATATTGCAAGTGTAGCCCAGCAGGGAGGTTTTAAAGGCTGGAGTCAGGCTGATGGACTTCAAAATCGTTATTATTTAATAAATGATATGCTTTCTCCAATGTATACAGATTTGCGTCAGACTACTTTTTTATATCATACAGGTTTAGATACAATGAGCAATGATTTAAAAACAGCAAAAGAAAAAGTCAAATCTTCTTTAATGTTAATTGCAAAAGTAAATTCGGTTAGGCCAAATGCTTTTTTAACCAGAGTATTTTTTGATGCAAAATCAGATGAGATCGTATCCATTTTTTCCGGTGGTCCAAGTATTCCAGTTACGGATTTAACCGATGTATTAAATAAAGTTTCACCATTAAACTCAACAAAATGGTCACAAATTAAGTTTTAA
- the fabV gene encoding enoyl-ACP reductase FabV, which produces MIIEPRMRGFICLTAHPKGAEQNVKNQIEYIKSKGAIAGAKKVLVIGASTGFGLASRITSAFGSDAATIGVFFEKPPVEGKTASPGWYNSAAFETEAHKAGLYAKSINGDAFSNEIKRETLDLIKADLGQVDLVIYSLASPVRTNPNTGVTHRSVLKPIGQTFTNKTVDFHTGNVSEVSIAPANEEDIENTVAVMGGEDWAMWIEALKNENLLAEGAVTVAYSYIGPGLTEAVYRKGTIGRAKDHLEATAFTISDNLKSIGGKAYVSVNKALVTQASSAIPVIPLYISLLYKIMKEEGIHEGCIEQIQRLFQERLYTGSDVPVDEKGRIRIDDWEMRDDVQAKVAELWKEATTETLPAIGDLAGYRNDFLNLFGFEFDGVDYKAEANEVVNIDSIK; this is translated from the coding sequence ATGATTATAGAACCTAGAATGAGAGGATTTATTTGTTTGACTGCCCACCCAAAGGGAGCTGAGCAAAATGTTAAAAATCAAATTGAATATATCAAATCAAAAGGTGCAATTGCCGGAGCAAAAAAAGTATTAGTTATTGGTGCTTCAACAGGTTTCGGATTAGCTTCAAGAATTACAAGCGCTTTTGGATCTGATGCGGCTACAATTGGAGTATTTTTCGAAAAACCACCCGTTGAAGGAAAAACAGCTTCTCCAGGCTGGTACAATTCTGCAGCTTTTGAAACTGAAGCTCATAAAGCAGGTCTATATGCAAAAAGTATCAATGGAGATGCTTTTTCGAACGAAATAAAAAGAGAAACTTTAGATTTAATCAAAGCTGATTTAGGTCAGGTTGATTTAGTTATATATAGTTTAGCTTCGCCAGTGCGTACAAACCCTAACACAGGAGTTACACACCGTTCTGTTTTAAAACCAATTGGACAAACATTTACAAATAAAACAGTAGATTTCCACACTGGAAACGTATCTGAAGTTTCAATCGCTCCTGCAAACGAGGAAGATATTGAAAACACAGTTGCTGTAATGGGTGGAGAAGATTGGGCAATGTGGATTGAGGCTTTGAAAAATGAAAATTTATTAGCAGAAGGTGCTGTTACAGTAGCTTATTCTTATATCGGACCTGGATTAACAGAAGCAGTTTACCGTAAAGGTACAATTGGTCGTGCTAAAGATCATTTAGAAGCTACTGCATTTACAATTTCTGATAACTTAAAATCTATCGGAGGAAAAGCGTATGTTTCTGTAAATAAGGCATTAGTAACGCAGGCAAGTTCTGCAATTCCGGTTATTCCGTTGTATATTTCTCTTTTATATAAAATAATGAAAGAAGAAGGAATTCACGAAGGATGTATCGAGCAGATTCAGCGTTTATTCCAGGAAAGATTGTATACTGGTTCAGATGTTCCTGTTGATGAAAAAGGAAGAATCAGAATCGACGATTGGGAAATGCGTGATGATGTTCAGGCAAAAGTGGCTGAACTTTGGAAAGAAGCAACAACTGAAACATTGCCAGCTATTGGAGATTTAGCAGGTTACAGAAATGATTTCCTAAATTTATTTGGATTTGAATTTGATGGAGTTGACTACAAAGCAGAAGCTAATGAGGTAGTTAACATTGATAGTATCAAATAA
- a CDS encoding glycosyltransferase, with translation MIFSLIIPVYNRPDEVDELLESLTKSDYKEPFEIVLVEDGSSIPCKDVVMTYQGKLNISYYFKPNSGPGDSRNFGMQKARGDYFIIFDSDCIIPPNYLTEVRKALDEKYVDCFGGPDKALKSFSSIQKAINFAMTSFLTTGGIRGGSEKINKFQPRSFNMGISKKAFEASKGFGNIHPGEDPDLSIRLWNLGFETRLFSEAFVYHKRRIDWEKFSIQVKKFGIARPILNSWYPEHNKLTFFFPTVFILGLLIAFLLLIFNIDILLQLYFVYFVIIFLTASIQNRSIKIGYLSVIAVWKQFYGYGTGFLESFVKVILLKKKPQEAFPRMFFKI, from the coding sequence ATGATTTTTTCTTTAATTATACCAGTGTATAATCGTCCAGATGAAGTTGATGAACTTTTAGAAAGTCTTACAAAATCTGATTACAAAGAACCTTTTGAAATTGTTCTTGTTGAAGACGGATCTTCAATTCCCTGCAAAGATGTAGTGATGACGTATCAGGGAAAATTAAATATATCTTATTATTTTAAACCAAATTCGGGTCCTGGAGATTCAAGAAATTTTGGAATGCAGAAGGCGAGAGGTGATTATTTTATCATTTTCGATTCAGACTGTATAATTCCTCCAAACTATCTTACTGAGGTTCGCAAGGCGTTAGACGAAAAATATGTGGATTGTTTTGGCGGTCCTGACAAAGCATTAAAAAGCTTTTCGAGCATTCAAAAAGCAATCAATTTTGCAATGACGTCTTTTTTAACAACCGGCGGGATTAGAGGCGGTTCTGAAAAGATTAATAAGTTTCAGCCAAGAAGCTTTAACATGGGGATTTCAAAAAAAGCATTTGAAGCTTCAAAAGGTTTTGGCAACATTCATCCGGGTGAAGATCCTGATTTATCTATCCGTTTATGGAATTTAGGTTTTGAAACCAGACTCTTTTCTGAGGCTTTTGTGTATCATAAACGTAGAATCGACTGGGAAAAATTCTCAATTCAGGTGAAAAAATTTGGTATAGCAAGACCTATATTAAATAGCTGGTATCCAGAACATAATAAGCTGACTTTCTTTTTTCCTACTGTTTTTATTCTCGGTTTATTGATAGCTTTTTTACTATTAATTTTTAATATTGATATTTTATTACAATTATATTTCGTATATTTCGTTATTATTTTTCTTACAGCAAGTATTCAAAATAGAAGTATCAAAATAGGTTATTTATCAGTAATTGCTGTTTGGAAACAATTTTATGGTTACGGAACGGGCTTTTTAGAATCTTTTGTAAAAGTGATTCTGTTGAAGAAAAAACCTCAGGAAGCTTTTCCACGTATGTTTTTTAAAATATAG
- a CDS encoding 5'-nucleotidase, producing the protein MVKLKKYNRFLKLFVIFLTSISIFSCSPKNYNVTKVEGKQIPVTEKNAETPEIEKFIKPYRDHINKDLDSVLAYCPETMDKSVGKWQTTIGCLLADACVERGNLVFKKRENKTIDLCLLNHGGIRATLPKGNVTTRSAFEIMPFENNLVVLGLKGEQVEEITAYIIKEKKAQPLSGMTFTIGKDNKAKNIMVQGKPLDLNKIYYVATNDYLANRGDNMNFFGKSVEKYDLNYKLRNVLIDYFKEVDTIPVAKDIRITEE; encoded by the coding sequence ATGGTAAAACTAAAAAAGTATAACCGATTTTTAAAACTTTTTGTTATATTCTTAACATCAATTTCGATATTTTCTTGCAGTCCCAAGAATTATAACGTAACTAAGGTAGAAGGAAAACAGATTCCGGTAACGGAAAAAAACGCTGAAACTCCTGAAATTGAAAAATTTATTAAACCATATCGCGACCATATTAATAAGGATTTAGACAGTGTTTTAGCATATTGTCCGGAGACTATGGATAAAAGTGTGGGTAAATGGCAAACTACTATTGGATGTCTGCTGGCCGATGCTTGTGTTGAAAGAGGAAATCTTGTTTTTAAAAAACGTGAAAATAAAACAATTGATTTATGTTTATTAAATCATGGTGGTATTCGTGCTACGCTTCCAAAAGGAAATGTTACCACAAGAAGTGCTTTCGAAATTATGCCTTTTGAAAATAACTTAGTTGTATTAGGCTTAAAAGGTGAACAAGTTGAAGAAATTACTGCATATATAATTAAGGAGAAAAAAGCGCAGCCTTTATCCGGAATGACTTTTACAATTGGAAAAGATAATAAAGCAAAAAACATTATGGTTCAGGGAAAACCTCTTGATTTGAATAAAATCTATTATGTTGCTACAAATGATTATCTGGCAAATAGAGGTGATAACATGAACTTCTTTGGTAAAAGTGTCGAAAAATATGATCTGAACTATAAACTAAGAAATGTTTTGATTGATTATTTTAAAGAAGTAGATACAATTCCGGTAGCGAAAGATATTAGAATTACCGAAGAATAA
- a CDS encoding metallophosphatase yields MKRREFIEKTAASTALLSLGLSLSSFETNDIKHLTILHTNDVHSHIDPFPADDPRNPNKGGVSRRAALIETIRKENPNVLLLDAGDIFQGTPYFNYYGGELEFKLMSMMKYDASTIGNHDFDNGLDGLRAQMPHATFEFINSNYDFKNTVMNGLVKPYKIFNKEGIKVGVFGVGIELDGLVDKNNYLETVYNNPVEIAQDMTRILKKEEKCDLVICLSHLGYKYRDEENKISDLKFAEQTQDIDLIIGGHTHTFLDKPTIVKNKAGEKVLVNQVGCYGINLGRIDFYFDKNKNHTNEGRSIIV; encoded by the coding sequence ATGAAAAGAAGAGAATTTATCGAAAAAACAGCTGCTAGTACCGCTTTATTAAGTTTAGGTTTATCACTAAGCAGTTTTGAAACAAACGATATTAAACATTTAACGATTCTTCATACAAACGATGTTCACAGCCATATTGATCCGTTTCCGGCTGATGATCCGCGCAATCCAAATAAAGGTGGTGTATCTCGTCGTGCGGCACTTATTGAAACTATTAGAAAAGAAAATCCAAATGTGCTTTTATTAGATGCCGGTGATATTTTTCAGGGAACTCCTTATTTTAATTACTATGGTGGTGAATTGGAGTTTAAGCTGATGAGTATGATGAAATATGATGCTTCTACTATTGGAAACCATGATTTCGACAATGGACTTGACGGTTTACGCGCACAAATGCCGCACGCAACTTTTGAATTTATTAATTCTAATTATGATTTTAAGAATACGGTTATGAACGGATTGGTAAAACCGTATAAAATTTTCAATAAAGAAGGCATTAAGGTTGGTGTTTTTGGTGTAGGAATTGAACTTGACGGTTTGGTTGACAAAAATAATTACCTGGAAACTGTTTATAATAATCCTGTAGAAATTGCTCAGGACATGACCAGAATATTGAAAAAAGAAGAAAAATGCGATTTAGTTATTTGCCTTTCTCATCTTGGTTATAAATACAGAGATGAGGAAAATAAAATTAGTGACTTAAAGTTTGCTGAACAAACGCAGGATATCGATTTGATTATTGGAGGCCATACACATACTTTTCTTGACAAACCTACTATTGTAAAAAATAAGGCTGGCGAAAAAGTATTGGTTAATCAGGTGGGATGCTACGGAATTAATTTAGGTCGTATTGATTTTTATTTTGATAAAAACAAAAATCATACTAATGAAGGAAGATCAATTATTGTATAA
- the coaE gene encoding dephospho-CoA kinase (Dephospho-CoA kinase (CoaE) performs the final step in coenzyme A biosynthesis.) codes for MTKIIGLTGGIGSGKTTIADFFREVGIPVYIADDEAKKIMQSKEITDQIKVSFGDSLFENNVLNRAKLAEIVFNNADELAKLNAIVHPAVKKDFQSWLTQNAKQDFVVYEAAILFESGKYKEFDYIVTVTAPEEIRIERVMKRDNTSREQVLSRMKMQWNDEKRISLSNFVINNSNLKIAREEVAEILKILKIKQKQS; via the coding sequence ATGACAAAAATTATTGGCTTAACCGGCGGAATAGGAAGCGGTAAAACAACAATCGCTGACTTTTTTAGAGAAGTTGGAATTCCTGTTTATATTGCTGATGACGAAGCTAAAAAAATAATGCAGTCAAAAGAAATTACAGATCAGATAAAAGTTTCTTTTGGAGATTCGCTCTTTGAAAATAATGTTTTGAATCGGGCAAAATTAGCAGAAATAGTATTTAATAATGCAGACGAACTGGCAAAGTTAAATGCCATAGTTCATCCGGCTGTAAAAAAAGATTTTCAGTCCTGGCTTACACAAAATGCAAAACAGGATTTTGTAGTATATGAAGCCGCTATTTTGTTTGAAAGCGGAAAATACAAAGAGTTTGATTATATAGTAACCGTTACCGCTCCGGAAGAAATTAGAATTGAAAGAGTGATGAAGCGCGATAATACTTCACGTGAGCAAGTTTTGAGCAGAATGAAAATGCAATGGAATGATGAAAAACGAATTTCTTTAAGCAATTTTGTTATTAATAACAGTAATCTTAAAATTGCCAGAGAAGAAGTGGCTGAAATTCTTAAAATTTTGAAAATAAAACAAAAACAGTCTTAA
- the recN gene encoding DNA repair protein RecN, which translates to MITSLSIKNYALIEKLSIDFSKGFSIITGETGAGKSIILGAIGLVLGKRADLTSLKNKEEKCVIEAQFEISKYNLKEFFEANDLDYEDETIIRREILPSGKSRAFINDSPVNLQELQDLSLFLIDIHSQQQTQELSDESVQFKIIDAIADNAETISTYQNLLKVYKSDKSKLNALLKKQSDSGKEQEYNTFLLNELVAAKLKSGEQAELESDFEKLNNVEIIKESIDKSLVIANEEQFGVFHNLNEIKTALQKIAPFSTEYQNLFERITSISIEFDDISKELQNASEKLLNDPEQLELVSQKLQLIFNLQKKHHVNTVEELLQIQADLGNTLLELDNIEEEIETLSKSIEQKANELDAFAETIHQNRINAIPVLSNQLISILETLGMPNVRFNMELLPSETYFQNGKDELQFLFSANKGTDFGLLKKVASGGEMSRIMLAVKAILAQYSKLPTLIFDEIDTGVSGEIAIRMGEIMKEMSTKMQIFAITHLPQIAAKGDSHFKVSKATIDDDTLSELRLLSQDERVIEIAQMLSGAVVSDSALNHAKALLN; encoded by the coding sequence ATGATAACTTCACTGTCAATTAAAAACTACGCCCTGATTGAAAAACTCTCGATCGATTTTTCAAAAGGATTTTCGATAATTACAGGTGAAACGGGTGCTGGTAAATCGATTATTTTAGGTGCAATTGGGCTCGTTTTAGGAAAAAGAGCTGATCTTACATCTTTAAAAAACAAAGAAGAAAAATGTGTGATCGAAGCACAGTTTGAAATTTCAAAATACAATCTAAAAGAGTTTTTTGAAGCAAACGATCTTGATTACGAAGACGAAACGATAATACGCCGCGAAATTTTACCATCAGGCAAATCGCGTGCTTTTATAAACGATAGTCCTGTTAATTTACAGGAGCTGCAGGATTTGAGTCTCTTTTTAATAGATATTCATTCACAGCAGCAAACTCAGGAATTGTCTGATGAAAGCGTTCAGTTTAAAATAATCGACGCTATAGCTGATAATGCAGAAACAATTTCGACTTATCAGAACTTATTAAAAGTTTATAAATCAGATAAATCAAAATTAAATGCTTTACTGAAAAAACAAAGCGATTCAGGAAAAGAGCAGGAATACAATACATTTTTGTTGAATGAATTGGTTGCTGCAAAATTGAAATCCGGAGAGCAGGCAGAATTAGAATCTGATTTTGAGAAACTTAATAATGTTGAAATTATCAAAGAATCAATCGATAAGTCTCTTGTAATAGCAAACGAAGAACAGTTTGGAGTATTTCATAATCTTAATGAAATTAAAACTGCTTTACAGAAAATTGCGCCATTTTCGACAGAATATCAAAATCTGTTTGAAAGAATCACGAGTATATCAATTGAATTTGATGATATTTCAAAAGAACTTCAAAACGCTTCGGAGAAGTTGTTAAATGATCCGGAACAATTAGAATTGGTAAGCCAAAAACTGCAATTAATTTTTAATCTGCAGAAAAAACATCACGTTAATACGGTAGAAGAATTACTTCAAATTCAGGCCGATTTAGGAAATACACTTCTGGAGTTAGATAATATCGAAGAAGAAATCGAAACATTGTCTAAATCAATCGAACAAAAAGCAAATGAATTAGATGCTTTTGCAGAAACCATTCATCAAAATAGAATAAATGCAATTCCGGTTTTATCAAATCAATTAATATCGATTTTAGAAACATTAGGAATGCCAAACGTTCGTTTTAATATGGAACTTTTACCATCTGAAACCTATTTCCAAAACGGAAAAGATGAATTACAATTCTTATTTTCTGCCAATAAAGGAACTGATTTCGGATTATTGAAAAAAGTAGCTTCGGGCGGAGAAATGTCACGTATTATGCTGGCAGTAAAAGCAATTTTGGCACAATATTCAAAATTACCAACCTTAATTTTTGACGAAATTGATACAGGGGTTTCAGGAGAAATTGCCATTAGAATGGGAGAGATCATGAAAGAAATGAGTACTAAAATGCAGATTTTTGCCATTACCCATTTACCGCAGATTGCTGCAAAAGGCGATTCGCATTTTAAAGTTTCTAAAGCTACAATTGATGATGATACGCTTTCAGAATTAAGACTACTGTCTCAGGACGAAAGAGTTATAGAAATTGCTCAAATGTTGTCTGGAGCAGTCGTTTCAGATTCGGCTTTAAATCACGCCAAAGCCTTGTTGAACTAA
- a CDS encoding DNA-directed RNA polymerase subunit omega, whose product MDLKKTNAPVNTITYNKTVIEEPTGNVYEAITIMAKRANQINSEIKKELTEKLEEFATYNDSLEEVFENKEQIEVSKFYEKLPKPHALAVQEWLDGKTYHRSSNK is encoded by the coding sequence ATGGATTTAAAAAAGACGAATGCTCCTGTTAACACAATAACTTACAACAAAACAGTTATTGAAGAGCCAACAGGAAATGTGTATGAAGCAATTACCATTATGGCTAAAAGAGCAAACCAGATTAATTCTGAAATTAAAAAAGAATTAACTGAGAAATTGGAAGAGTTTGCTACTTACAATGACAGTCTTGAAGAAGTTTTTGAAAATAAAGAACAAATTGAAGTTTCTAAATTTTACGAAAAATTACCAAAACCACACGCATTAGCTGTTCAGGAATGGTTAGATGGTAAAACATACCACAGAAGCTCAAACAAATAA
- the coaBC gene encoding bifunctional phosphopantothenoylcysteine decarboxylase/phosphopantothenate--cysteine ligase CoaBC has protein sequence MSVLNGKKILLGVSGGIAAYKTASLVRLFIKAGAHVQVIMTPASKDFVTPLTLSTLSKNPVYSSFFNDDNEDAVWNNHVELGLWADLMLIAPATANTMSKMASGNCDNLLIATYLSAKCPVYFAPAMDLDMYKHPSTISSFNALKQFGNVMIPAESGELASGLSGEGRMAEPENIVAFLEADLESKLPLKGKKILITAGPTYEAIDPVRFIGNHSSGKMGFDIANEAAKLGAEVVLVSGPTFIKAKNSSIEVINVMSAQDMYDACHKHYSNMDVAIAAAAVADYRPKEVALQKIKKNASEFSIELEKTKDILLSLGEAKKDQFLVGFALETENEIENAKLKIQKKNLDLIVLNSLQDEGAGFKKETNKVTFIDKNFNIEPMELKSKEFVAVDILNKVISHFSKS, from the coding sequence ATGTCAGTTTTAAACGGTAAAAAGATTTTACTGGGAGTTTCCGGTGGAATCGCAGCGTATAAAACAGCCTCATTAGTACGACTTTTTATCAAAGCAGGTGCACATGTCCAAGTGATAATGACACCTGCTTCTAAGGATTTTGTAACTCCATTAACGTTATCTACGTTATCAAAAAATCCTGTATATTCCAGTTTCTTTAATGATGATAATGAGGATGCTGTATGGAACAATCATGTTGAATTAGGTCTTTGGGCCGATTTAATGCTGATAGCTCCGGCAACAGCAAACACGATGTCTAAAATGGCATCAGGAAACTGCGATAATCTGTTAATAGCTACGTATTTATCTGCTAAATGTCCAGTTTATTTTGCTCCGGCAATGGATCTGGATATGTACAAACATCCTTCAACAATTTCTAGTTTTAATGCATTAAAACAGTTTGGAAATGTTATGATTCCGGCTGAAAGCGGCGAACTTGCAAGCGGTTTATCCGGTGAAGGCCGTATGGCTGAACCTGAAAATATTGTTGCCTTTCTTGAAGCTGATTTAGAAAGCAAACTGCCATTAAAAGGGAAAAAAATACTAATTACTGCAGGTCCAACATACGAAGCGATAGATCCTGTACGTTTTATAGGAAATCATTCTTCCGGTAAAATGGGATTTGATATTGCAAATGAAGCGGCAAAGCTTGGTGCTGAAGTTGTTTTAGTTTCGGGACCAACGTTTATAAAAGCTAAAAATTCGTCAATTGAAGTTATAAATGTAATGTCTGCACAGGATATGTACGACGCATGTCATAAACATTACAGCAATATGGATGTGGCAATTGCGGCGGCGGCAGTAGCAGATTACAGACCTAAAGAAGTGGCTTTGCAAAAGATTAAGAAAAATGCCAGTGAATTTTCGATTGAATTAGAGAAAACAAAAGATATTCTTTTGTCTCTTGGAGAAGCAAAAAAAGACCAGTTTTTAGTTGGTTTTGCTCTTGAAACAGAAAATGAAATTGAAAACGCTAAACTGAAAATCCAGAAAAAAAACTTAGATTTGATTGTTTTAAATTCTTTGCAGGATGAAGGTGCCGGTTTTAAAAAAGAAACCAATAAAGTAACTTTTATTGATAAAAATTTTAATATCGAACCTATGGAATTGAAATCGAAAGAATTTGTAGCAGTCGATATTTTAAACAAAGTGATTTCGCATTTTTCAAAATCATAA
- the bamD gene encoding outer membrane protein assembly factor BamD — protein sequence MKKIVSLLIVAALFCSCSEYQKALKNEDVAAKFEVATKMYDAGKYNKAIRLFEQLAPTYRGKPQAEKLFYMFSQSYYKTKQYYLAGYQFESFVSGYPRSEKVQEAAYLGAYSYSKLSPVYSLDQADTVKALEKLQAFIDNYPNSEYVPQANATVQVLNGKLEKKAYENAKGYNEISDYKSALVAFDNFIADFPGTSLKEDALFYKYDSAYKLAINSIPSKMEERLNVAKTSYENLIKFKSDTKYKKEADEMYARVETDLQKYTK from the coding sequence ATGAAAAAAATAGTATCTCTATTAATTGTTGCTGCGCTTTTTTGTTCTTGTAGCGAATATCAAAAAGCATTAAAAAATGAAGATGTTGCGGCAAAATTTGAAGTAGCGACAAAAATGTATGATGCTGGTAAGTACAATAAGGCGATTCGTCTTTTTGAACAATTAGCACCTACTTATAGAGGTAAACCTCAGGCTGAAAAACTTTTTTATATGTTTTCTCAGTCTTATTACAAAACAAAACAATATTATTTAGCAGGATATCAGTTTGAAAGTTTTGTTTCCGGATACCCACGAAGTGAAAAAGTACAGGAAGCAGCCTATTTAGGAGCTTACAGTTATTCAAAATTGTCACCGGTTTACAGCTTAGATCAGGCAGATACTGTAAAAGCTTTAGAGAAGCTTCAGGCATTTATAGATAATTATCCAAATTCAGAGTATGTTCCTCAGGCAAATGCTACAGTACAGGTTTTGAATGGGAAATTAGAAAAGAAAGCATACGAAAATGCTAAAGGGTATAACGAAATTTCAGATTATAAATCTGCATTAGTTGCTTTTGATAATTTTATTGCAGATTTTCCGGGAACATCCTTAAAAGAAGATGCTTTATTCTATAAATATGATTCTGCATATAAATTGGCAATAAACAGTATTCCTTCAAAAATGGAAGAACGTTTAAATGTGGCAAAAACATCTTACGAAAACTTAATTAAGTTTAAAAGCGATACAAAATATAAAAAAGAGGCAGACGAAATGTATGCCAGAGTTGAAACAGATTTACAAAAATATACTAAATAA